GACCCAGACGTCGCCCACCGCCAGGTACGAGGACACGGACGCGTTGTCGTACGACGTCATCACCGGCGCGCGTCCAGCACCGGTCGCGGCGAGCGCCTGGACCTCGGCGTAGGACATAGCCCCCGTCGTGTTGGTCCCTCTTTGCTTCGGTCCCGCGGCTACGACCGGCGCGCCGACGCCGCTGTTGGCCTTGTTGCGCAGGAACCACGAGCGGCCGTAGAGCGGGAGCCCCATCACCACCTTGCCCGCCGGCACGCCCGCGTCGAGCCAGGACACGACGCCGTAGCTCGCGGAGAAGTGCGACGCCGCGTCATACAGCGGCGCGTCGAAGGCCGTGAAGCTGGCCGATCCCGGCCCCGCGCCGGCCGGATGGAGCCCGAACGCCATCACGCTGACCCAGTCGAGGCTCCCCGCGAGCGCCTCCGACGGGTAGTCCGCGCCGGCGCCGAAGACGTGGTTGGAGAAGTAGACGGTGGTGGTGAGGAGGAACCCCGGGGGCGCTGCGGCGCGGAAGTCGGAGACGAGGAACCCGAAGTCGGCCATCTCAATCGCTGACGCCGGGAACCGCCACGCGACGTCGATCCCGTCGAAGCCGTTCTCTCGCGCCGCCTGGACGGCCGTGTCGACGAACGCGGCCCGCGACGCCGGGTCGGCAGCCATGGCGGCGAACGCGGGGTCCGGAGCTGCGGCGCCAGCGGTGGCGGCGTCGGTCCCGGCGGTGGCGACGGAGAGCAGGGTCCTCAGCGCCGGGTTCTTGGCCTTGAGCGACCGGGAGAAGGTGGCGAGGAGGCGCGCCTGGGCCGGGTCGGCGGGGAGCTGGAGCGTGCGCCGCGTGGGGTGCACGGCGAGGGAGGAGTAGCAGAGGTGGGTGTAGAGGGAGGCATCGAGGTGCGCCAGGGGCTGGAGGCTGGCGTCGGCGGCGAAGTAGTAGCCGGCGCgcaccgtcgtcgtcgtcggtgctTGTTGGGTGGTGCCAGGAGGTGGAGCAAGAGCTGTAGCGGCTAGGCAGACTGAGATTGCAGTGCAGAGGAGAAGATTGGGGTGCGCCATTGCTGCGAATCAGGAGGCGATGGCTGGGGAGTGAGCATGTTCTTTTTCCTTATGGGAGGGAGCACAAGGGGAATCTTGCATTCCTGCTCGTGTTGCTATGCGAATGTTTGCTTCTGGATTTTTAAGCTCGAACAACTTTATCAGATAATGATAGTTGGGGAGGCACAACGAGATCCGATGGAGCGTCTGACGCAAGACGATGCTGGGGATGATATACCCTTGGTTTCATTTCTGAGACGATATATCCTGCAAGCGGCCTATGTTGATCGAGTACACAGATGAACACGACAGCACAGCCAGCAGGATGAACCCGAGTCGTCCCTAGCAAAGACGATCCAGAGACATATTCTCATTGTTGACCACCAGACGTAACAATTGCACTATCATATTTTTTCCTACTGCATCCCATTCCTATTTCAGAGTGACCGATAAAACTGTTGCTCACCTTGTGAGGACAGCAAGGGAACACGATATTATGAtcatggtgctgcgatggtgctACTGTCGTAGAAAACTGGCCATAtatgtaagcaggtatatttattATGCCCCAACATCAGCTATTCAGTTTTATTACCGCACCAGCATCAGCACCATGATCACCTTAGCTCTCATGGTTTTGTGCCATCTACAGCTGATACTTCACTGTTCCTTTTATTCTTTTTCTTTCTCATTTTTTATTTTATTGTCCGGAAATTTAgtttggctcccgggtgcgtatgctccctatacCAAAAAACTTATATTTCCGgttgtaaaaaaaaaaattgacaAAAAATCTACTTAtatatctccataatatatgtgcattTGTTGACCTGAAGTATTCAGTAAGTTAAGATTGCATCTATATCCTATGAACAACGGAAGCGGCAATGGTTTAGTGAAGATATCAGCAAGTTGATCCTTAGATGAGATAAACTTGATCTGCAGGAGCTTCTGTACAACTCGTTCTCTCACAAAATAATAGTCAACTTCGATGTGTTTCGTTCGGGCATGAAATACTGGGTTTGAGGACAAGTATGTAGCACCGATGTTGTCACACCAAAGGACCGGTGGCTGTTTCTCGACAGTCTTCAACTCACGCAACAAAGATTGAACCCAAATGAGCTCCGCGGTAGCATTGGCAATAGCCTTGTATTCATCTTGCTTGCGTGCACTCCAGGCGATAAAGTTAGGACGAAAGAATATTGCATGACCCCCCGTTGATCGCCGGTCATCTAGGTTACCAGCCCAATCCGCATCACTGAAGGCCGAGAGCACAGCTGAAGGTGTCGGCCAGAGGTGAAGTCCAAATGTGAGAGTGGAACGAACATAGTGCAGGATGCGCTTGACAGCAGACCAATGAGTATCCCGTGGTGCATGAAGATACTGACAGATACGATTAACTGCATAGGAAACATCAGGCCGAGTGATGGTGAGGTACTGAAGGCCCCCAACAACACCTATGTACCCAGTAGCATCATTAGTAGACAACAGAGTACCATCAGTGGCAAACAGAGTGCCAGTGGAAGACATAGGCGTAGTAGCAGCCTTGCACTCAAGCATGCCAGCACGCCGTAGCAGATCCTGAGAGTACTTCTGCTGTGAGAGAGCGAGGCcatcaccaggatacgtgacctcCAGCCCAAGGAAAGAGTGTAGCTTAGCCAGATCCTTGATAGCAAAATCAGAACCGAGAGCCACAATGAGACGATCTGTAGCTGCAGCAGAGGAGCTAACcagaataatatcatcaacataaaccAGAAGATACATGGTAAACTCTAGACGCTGAAGAAGGAACAGTGAAGTATCAGCTGTAGATGGCACAAAACCATGAGAGCTAAGGGAACCACCAAGCCGTGCATGCTATGCACGAGGAGCCTGTTTCAGGCCATAGAGCGCCTTCACCAAGCGACATAGATGTTGAGGACGAGCAGGATCAACAAATCCAGGAGGCTGGCGCATGTAGACCTCTTCCTCCAAAACACCATGGAGAAAAGCATTCTGAGCATCCATCTGACGAAGATACCAGCCCCGAGTAACATCAAGTGAGAGAAGCAGCCGAATAGTTGTGGGTTTGATTACGGGACTGAAAGTATCCTCATAGTCGAGCCCATACCTTTGCTTGAAGACTTTTGCAACCAGCAGAGCTTTGTACCGCTCAATAGAGCCATCAGTGTGCTTCTTGACTTTAAAAATCCACTTGGAGTCAATGACGCTGACACCAGAACGGGGAGGAACCAGCTGCTAGGTGCCATTCTGACGAAGAGCCTGAAACTCAAGGTCCATAGCAGCGCGCCAGTGCGGGATGCTCATCGCATCCTGGTAGTGATGAGGCTCAGCAGAAGGATCAGACAGCGCTTGAGCTAAGCAGGCAACAATCCAGGCGACAGTGTCGTCAGTGCGTTCCTTGGGCCGGTGAACACCGTTGTGACTGCGAGTGTGGGGATGCAGCACAACAGTGGCAGGAGGCGGCGGTGCAGGAACATCGCTCGATGTAGACGGCGGCAATGACGTAGCCGGTGGCAGTGGATCAGCGTTAGGTTGCATGACAGAACGCTCGAGCGACGCTGACGGTGGCCCAGGCGAAGGTGGCCCAGCTGGGGCGGAGCGCGTAGGCGACACGCAGGGAAACGCGCTGGGCAGCTCGACCCAAcaggaggtaggtaagagggcaGCGACCCATGTCGGGGCGACGTAAGCGGCGGCCCACCCGCAGGCGGATGCGAGGGAGACCGCGCGGTAGGCTTGCCGGTCGGCCCAGTGAGCAGGGCGAGGGTGGCCTGGAGGCCAGAGGCGGCAACGGGGGCGCCTAGGGGCGCGGCGCGGGTGCATGCGTCATGTACCGATCGACGTGGACATCGACAGAGGCATCCAGGACCTCCAGACGGGCTCCACGACCAGTACCTACACCGtggttatgcaataatataggagAATATGCAGCATCATCAAATTGGCCAGGACTAACAAGAGTGTAATTTGTGGGTGGCACAAAAGGAGACAATGGCATATTTGAGAAAGGAAACAGATTCTCATCGAAGACAACGTCACGAGATATATAAACACGATTAGTAGGAACGTGTAGgcacttgtagcctttgtggagAGCACTGTACTCAAGAAAGACACACTTTTTGAAATGAAATTCAAGCTTACGATTATTATAGGGCCTAAGATGAGGCCAACAAG
This region of Lolium perenne isolate Kyuss_39 chromosome 2, Kyuss_2.0, whole genome shotgun sequence genomic DNA includes:
- the LOC127334315 gene encoding class V chitinase-like, coding for MAHPNLLLCTAISVCLAATALAPPPGTTQQAPTTTTVRAGYYFAADASLQPLAHLDASLYTHLCYSSLAVHPTRRTLQLPADPAQARLLATFSRSLKAKNPALRTLLSVATAGTDAATAGAAAPDPAFAAMAADPASRAAFVDTAVQAARENGFDGIDVAWRFPASAIEMADFGFLVSDFRAAAPPGFLLTTTVYFSNHVFGAGADYPSEALAGSLDWVSVMAFGLHPAGAGPGSASFTAFDAPLYDAASHFSASYGVVSWLDAGVPAGKVVMGLPLYGRSWFLRNKANSGVGAPVVAAGPKQRGTNTTGAMSYAEVQALAATGAGRAPVMTSYDNASVSSYLAVGDVWVAFDGAAVVAEKLGFAARRGLLGYFLWPVNYDDANLTVSRRASEVWEQSRVSSDLRNATGVRQGKAPLELPPALRSTAPASAPVPVPMSASFSWNKLDAHLHFAVLILLLHQQQ